A window from Ictalurus furcatus strain D&B chromosome 16, Billie_1.0, whole genome shotgun sequence encodes these proteins:
- the fbxw11b gene encoding F-box and WD repeat domain-containing 11-B isoform X1 — MEPDMEDKTLELMNTSVMDSHTGEISPKTTTVFKITNGPLPGSRKRPSEGNYEKEKDVCIQLFDHWSEADQVEFVEHLISRMCHYQHGHINSYLKPMLQRDFITALPAQGLDHIAENILSFLDARSLCSAELVCKEWQRVISEGMLWKKLIERMVRTDPLWKGLSERHQWEKYLFKNRTTEVPPNSYYRSLYPKIIQDIETIEANWRCGRHNLQRIQCRSENSKGVYCLQYDDDKIISGLRDNSIKIWDKQSLECLKILTGHTGSVLCLQYDERVIVTGSSDSTVRVWDVNSGEVLNTLIHHNEAVLHLRFCNGLMVTCSKDRSIAVWDMASPTDISLRRVLVGHRAAVNVVDFDDKYIVSASGDRTIKVWSTSTCEFVRTLNGHKRGIACLQYRDRLVVSGSSDNTIRLWDIECGACLRVLEGHEELVRCIRFDNKRIVSGAYDGKIKVWDLQAALDPRAPASTLCLRTLVEHSGRVFRLQFDEFQIISSSHDDTILIWDFLNVSANGQMEGRSPSRTYTYISR, encoded by the exons ATGGAGCCGGACATGGAGGACAAAACGTTAGAGCTCATG AACACCTCAGTTATGGACTCCCATACTGGAGAGATTTCCCCAAAGACCACCACAGTATTTAAG ATCACTAACGGACCCCTACCGGGCTCGAGGAAGCGGCCGTCGGAGGGCAACTACGAGAAGGAGAAGGACGTGTGCATCCAGCTGTTTGACCACTGGTCCGAGGCCGACCAGGTGGAGTTTGTGGAGCATCTGATATCACGCATGTGTCATTATCAGCACGGCCACATCAACTCCTACCTCAAACCTATGCTCCAGAGGGACTTCATCACGGCGCTGCCTG ctcAGGGTCTGGACCACATAGCGGAGAACATCCTGTCGTTCCTGGATGCGCGCTCGCTGTGTTCGGCCGAGCTGGTGTGTAAGGAGTGGCAGCGCGTCATTTCGGAGGGAATGCTGTGGAAGAAGCTGATCGAGCGCATGGTGCGAACCGACCCGCTCTGGAAAGGCCTCTCCGAGAGACACCAGTG GGAGAAGTACTTATTCAAGAACCGCACTACAGAAGTTCCGCCAAACTCCTACTACCGATCTCTATACCCCAAAATCATTCAGGACATCGAG ACCATCGAGGCGAACTGGCGCTGTGGACGACACAACCTTCAGAGGATCCAGTGCCGGTCTGAGAACAGTAAAGGAGTCTACTGCCTCCAGTACGACGACGACAAGATCATCAGCGGCCTCCGAGACAACTCCATCAAG atttGGGATAAGCAGTCTTTGGAGTGTTTGAAGATTCTGACAGGACACACAGGGTCAGTGCTGTGTCTGCAGTACGACGAGCGAGTCATCGTTACCGGCTCCTCAGACTCCACTGTCAG GGTGTGGGACGTGAACTCGGGCGAGGTGCTGAACACGCTGATCCACCACAACGAGGCCGTGCTGCACTTGCGCTTCTGCAACGGCCTGATGGTGACCTGCTCCAAAGACCGCTCCATCGCTGTGTGGGACATGGCCTCGCCCACCGATATCAGCCTGCGCCGCGTGCTCGTCGGTCACAGGGCTGCCGTCAACGTGGTCGACTTTGATGACAAGTACATCGTCTCTGCCTCTGGAGACCGCACCATCAAG GTGTGGAGCACGAGTACCTGCGAGTTTGTACGCACTCTGAATGGCCACAAGCGAGGAATCGCCTGCCTACAATACAGAGACCGGCTCGTGGTTAGTGGCTCTTCGGACAACAccatcag GCTATGGGATATCGAGTGTGGCGCCTGTTTGCGGGTTTTGGAAGGGCACGAGGAGCTAGTGCGCTGCATTCGCTTCGACAACAAGCGGATCGTCAGCGGCGCCTATGACGG AAAAATTAAAGTATGGGACCTGCAGGCTGCATTGGATCCACGGGCTCCAGCCAGCACTCTGTGTCTGCGAACACTGGTG gaGCACTCGGGCCGTGTGTTCCGGCTGCAGTTTGACGAGTTCCAGATCATCAGCAGTTCCCATGACGACACCATCCTCATCTGGGATTTCTTGAACGTGTCTGCTAACGGACAAATGGAAGGGCGGTCGCCATCAcgcacgtatacatacatatccAGATAG
- the fbxw11b gene encoding F-box and WD repeat domain-containing 11-B isoform X2, whose product MDSHTGEISPKTTTVFKITNGPLPGSRKRPSEGNYEKEKDVCIQLFDHWSEADQVEFVEHLISRMCHYQHGHINSYLKPMLQRDFITALPAQGLDHIAENILSFLDARSLCSAELVCKEWQRVISEGMLWKKLIERMVRTDPLWKGLSERHQWEKYLFKNRTTEVPPNSYYRSLYPKIIQDIETIEANWRCGRHNLQRIQCRSENSKGVYCLQYDDDKIISGLRDNSIKIWDKQSLECLKILTGHTGSVLCLQYDERVIVTGSSDSTVRVWDVNSGEVLNTLIHHNEAVLHLRFCNGLMVTCSKDRSIAVWDMASPTDISLRRVLVGHRAAVNVVDFDDKYIVSASGDRTIKVWSTSTCEFVRTLNGHKRGIACLQYRDRLVVSGSSDNTIRLWDIECGACLRVLEGHEELVRCIRFDNKRIVSGAYDGKIKVWDLQAALDPRAPASTLCLRTLVEHSGRVFRLQFDEFQIISSSHDDTILIWDFLNVSANGQMEGRSPSRTYTYISR is encoded by the exons ATGGACTCCCATACTGGAGAGATTTCCCCAAAGACCACCACAGTATTTAAG ATCACTAACGGACCCCTACCGGGCTCGAGGAAGCGGCCGTCGGAGGGCAACTACGAGAAGGAGAAGGACGTGTGCATCCAGCTGTTTGACCACTGGTCCGAGGCCGACCAGGTGGAGTTTGTGGAGCATCTGATATCACGCATGTGTCATTATCAGCACGGCCACATCAACTCCTACCTCAAACCTATGCTCCAGAGGGACTTCATCACGGCGCTGCCTG ctcAGGGTCTGGACCACATAGCGGAGAACATCCTGTCGTTCCTGGATGCGCGCTCGCTGTGTTCGGCCGAGCTGGTGTGTAAGGAGTGGCAGCGCGTCATTTCGGAGGGAATGCTGTGGAAGAAGCTGATCGAGCGCATGGTGCGAACCGACCCGCTCTGGAAAGGCCTCTCCGAGAGACACCAGTG GGAGAAGTACTTATTCAAGAACCGCACTACAGAAGTTCCGCCAAACTCCTACTACCGATCTCTATACCCCAAAATCATTCAGGACATCGAG ACCATCGAGGCGAACTGGCGCTGTGGACGACACAACCTTCAGAGGATCCAGTGCCGGTCTGAGAACAGTAAAGGAGTCTACTGCCTCCAGTACGACGACGACAAGATCATCAGCGGCCTCCGAGACAACTCCATCAAG atttGGGATAAGCAGTCTTTGGAGTGTTTGAAGATTCTGACAGGACACACAGGGTCAGTGCTGTGTCTGCAGTACGACGAGCGAGTCATCGTTACCGGCTCCTCAGACTCCACTGTCAG GGTGTGGGACGTGAACTCGGGCGAGGTGCTGAACACGCTGATCCACCACAACGAGGCCGTGCTGCACTTGCGCTTCTGCAACGGCCTGATGGTGACCTGCTCCAAAGACCGCTCCATCGCTGTGTGGGACATGGCCTCGCCCACCGATATCAGCCTGCGCCGCGTGCTCGTCGGTCACAGGGCTGCCGTCAACGTGGTCGACTTTGATGACAAGTACATCGTCTCTGCCTCTGGAGACCGCACCATCAAG GTGTGGAGCACGAGTACCTGCGAGTTTGTACGCACTCTGAATGGCCACAAGCGAGGAATCGCCTGCCTACAATACAGAGACCGGCTCGTGGTTAGTGGCTCTTCGGACAACAccatcag GCTATGGGATATCGAGTGTGGCGCCTGTTTGCGGGTTTTGGAAGGGCACGAGGAGCTAGTGCGCTGCATTCGCTTCGACAACAAGCGGATCGTCAGCGGCGCCTATGACGG AAAAATTAAAGTATGGGACCTGCAGGCTGCATTGGATCCACGGGCTCCAGCCAGCACTCTGTGTCTGCGAACACTGGTG gaGCACTCGGGCCGTGTGTTCCGGCTGCAGTTTGACGAGTTCCAGATCATCAGCAGTTCCCATGACGACACCATCCTCATCTGGGATTTCTTGAACGTGTCTGCTAACGGACAAATGGAAGGGCGGTCGCCATCAcgcacgtatacatacatatccAGATAG